The Bacillota bacterium genome contains a region encoding:
- a CDS encoding thiamine pyrophosphate-dependent enzyme, translating into MKQVFSIPESLAPRLTHYCPGCTHGIIHRLIAEAVDELGVRERTIGIAPVGCSVLAYDYFQFDMQQAAHGRAPAVATGIKRVLPDAVVFTYQGDGDLASIGTAEIVHAAMRSEKITVVFVNNAIYGMTGGQMAPTTLVNQKTTTSPYGRRESHAGKPIRVSEMLATIPGAAYIARVALNSPANVGRAKRAIKKAFEVQLAGLGFAMVECLSTCPTNWGMAPHEAMKWLEANMIPYFPLGEFRTAEGVASNG; encoded by the coding sequence GTGAAGCAGGTATTTAGCATCCCCGAATCTCTCGCCCCAAGGCTGACCCACTACTGCCCGGGGTGCACTCATGGGATCATCCACCGATTGATTGCAGAGGCCGTGGACGAGCTGGGGGTACGTGAGCGGACTATAGGCATTGCCCCAGTGGGTTGCTCCGTTCTTGCCTACGACTACTTCCAGTTCGACATGCAGCAAGCCGCCCACGGGCGGGCACCAGCAGTCGCGACTGGTATCAAGCGCGTTCTGCCGGATGCAGTTGTCTTCACCTACCAGGGTGACGGTGACCTCGCCTCGATCGGTACTGCGGAGATCGTGCACGCGGCGATGCGGAGCGAGAAAATCACTGTGGTCTTCGTGAACAACGCCATATATGGCATGACAGGCGGGCAGATGGCTCCGACCACGCTCGTGAACCAGAAGACCACGACATCCCCGTACGGGCGGCGGGAATCGCACGCCGGGAAGCCGATCCGAGTCTCCGAGATGTTGGCCACGATTCCGGGGGCTGCCTACATCGCACGAGTGGCGCTGAACTCTCCAGCGAATGTGGGTCGGGCGAAGCGGGCGATCAAGAAGGCTTTCGAAGTGCAGTTGGCGGGGCTGGGGTTTGCCATGGTCGAGTGCCTATCCACCTGCCCAACGAACTGGGGAATGGCTCCTCATGAGGCCATGAAGTGGCTCGAGGCCAATATGATCCCTTATTTCCCACTGGGAGAGTTCAGGACGGCGGAGGGGGTGGCCTCCAATGGCTGA
- a CDS encoding 2-oxoacid:acceptor oxidoreductase family protein codes for MAEEIVMAGFGGQGVMVMGQLLSYAGMLEGKSVSWFPSYGPEMRGGTANCSVVVASEPIGSPVVTEPTCVVAMNRPSLDRFERAIRPGGVLVYNSSLIDRKPERKDVRVIAVPANEIAIELGNDKVANMCALGALIAATRVVKIESVVESLKKVLPERRHDLIPLNQEALARGALLAQ; via the coding sequence ATGGCTGAGGAGATCGTCATGGCCGGGTTTGGTGGGCAGGGAGTAATGGTCATGGGGCAACTCCTGTCTTACGCGGGCATGCTCGAGGGAAAGAGTGTCTCATGGTTCCCCTCCTACGGGCCCGAGATGCGCGGAGGCACTGCCAACTGCTCGGTGGTGGTCGCAAGCGAACCCATAGGATCCCCAGTCGTGACCGAGCCCACGTGTGTGGTGGCGATGAACCGCCCATCTCTGGACAGATTCGAGCGCGCGATCCGTCCCGGCGGAGTGCTGGTCTACAACAGTTCACTCATCGACCGCAAGCCCGAGAGGAAAGACGTGCGGGTCATAGCCGTCCCCGCCAACGAAATCGCAATCGAACTGGGCAACGACAAGGTCGCGAACATGTGCGCCCTCGGTGCCCTGATCGCTGCAACCCGTGTCGTCAAGATCGAATCCGTAGTAGAGTCGCTCAAGAAGGTTCTGCCTGAACGCAGGCATGACCTGATTCCCCTGAACCAGGAGGCACTCGCAAGAGGGGCACTCCTGGCACAATAG
- a CDS encoding 4Fe-4S binding protein: protein MKKVVFNEAKCKGCELCLHFCPKHAIRMAEHINANGYHPAILADEEACTSCAICARMCPDAVIEVFKP from the coding sequence GTGAAGAAAGTCGTGTTCAACGAGGCGAAGTGCAAGGGGTGCGAGTTGTGCCTCCACTTCTGCCCCAAGCATGCCATAAGGATGGCGGAACACATCAACGCGAATGGCTACCACCCAGCCATACTCGCGGACGAAGAAGCGTGCACCTCCTGCGCAATCTGTGCCAGGATGTGTCCCGACGCGGTCATTGAGGTGTTCAAGCCGTGA
- a CDS encoding phosphate butyryltransferase, whose amino-acid sequence MATGFDTLIERARSHAPARVSVAAAQDPEVLEAVKIASELGLADFTLVGDRQAIGDISASIGLDLSRMELVHEPDSSVAARRAVELVSRGAAGILMKGLIGTGDLLRAVLDKDVGLRTGRLLSHCAILKSPRYDRFFYLTDGGMVVAPTLAEKVQIIQNAVDVAHKLGCEVPKVACVAAVELVNPDMPATVDAAILAKMSDRRQIRGCIVDGPFGLDNAVSLESAKHKGVSGPVAGQADILLVPDIETGNVIYKTMVHFGEIEAAAIIAGARAPIVLTSRSDSPMTRLWSIALAIVVSG is encoded by the coding sequence TTGGCAACCGGATTCGATACCCTCATCGAACGTGCGAGGTCCCACGCCCCGGCTAGGGTGAGCGTGGCGGCGGCTCAGGATCCGGAGGTCCTGGAAGCCGTGAAGATCGCTTCTGAACTGGGGCTTGCCGACTTCACTCTCGTAGGAGACCGGCAGGCGATCGGGGACATCTCGGCATCGATCGGTCTGGATCTCTCGCGGATGGAACTAGTTCATGAGCCGGACTCCTCCGTTGCCGCAAGACGAGCTGTGGAACTCGTCAGCCGCGGGGCGGCCGGCATCCTCATGAAGGGCTTGATTGGCACAGGGGACCTCCTAAGGGCGGTGCTCGATAAGGATGTGGGCCTGAGGACAGGGAGACTCCTGAGCCACTGCGCTATCCTGAAGTCCCCGCGATACGATCGGTTCTTCTACCTGACCGACGGTGGGATGGTAGTTGCGCCGACTCTGGCGGAGAAGGTGCAGATAATCCAGAACGCCGTGGATGTAGCGCACAAGCTTGGGTGCGAAGTCCCCAAAGTTGCGTGCGTTGCCGCGGTGGAGCTGGTGAACCCAGACATGCCAGCTACCGTCGACGCGGCGATCCTGGCCAAGATGAGTGATAGACGACAGATCCGAGGCTGCATCGTGGACGGGCCTTTTGGCCTCGACAATGCGGTGTCCTTGGAGTCGGCTAAGCATAAAGGGGTTTCGGGCCCTGTCGCGGGACAGGCTGATATCCTGCTGGTGCCGGATATCGAGACCGGAAACGTGATCTACAAGACCATGGTGCACTTCGGAGAGATCGAGGCGGCAGCGATCATCGCAGGGGCGAGGGCTCCAATTGTACTCACCTCTCGATCCGATTCCCCCATGACCAGGCTCTGGTCCATAGCCCTGGCCATAGTCGTGTCAGGGTGA
- a CDS encoding 3-methyl-2-oxobutanoate dehydrogenase subunit VorB, whose translation MAERKLFKGNEAVAEAAVRAGCRFFFGYPITPQNEIPEYMSRRLPEVGGVFLQAESEVAAINMVYGAAGAGARVMTSSSSPGISLKQEGLSYIAGAELPCLVVNMVRGGPGLGGIQPAQSDYFQAVKGGGHGDYHLIVFGPASVQEMVDLVMGSFDIAEKYRTPVMILGDGIIGQMMEPVEFPEPLPGPFPKGDWVTDGARGRAPRVINSLSLHADKLFERNLRIAARFEEAKKNEVRVETIACEDADVVLVAYGTTARICKSVVDRARAEGIRAGLVRPISLSPFPEKTIFDLAARKPVFLAVEMSQGQMVEDVRLSVNGRADVRFYGTSGGVIPSASAILDKVRELARSEVRA comes from the coding sequence GTGGCTGAACGCAAGCTGTTTAAGGGGAACGAGGCAGTGGCTGAGGCCGCGGTGCGAGCCGGATGCCGTTTCTTCTTCGGTTACCCGATCACCCCGCAGAACGAAATCCCGGAGTACATGTCGCGAAGACTTCCCGAGGTGGGAGGCGTCTTCCTGCAAGCCGAGAGCGAGGTTGCCGCCATCAACATGGTGTACGGCGCGGCCGGCGCAGGAGCCAGAGTCATGACATCTTCATCCAGCCCCGGCATCAGTCTCAAGCAGGAAGGTCTGTCCTACATCGCCGGCGCTGAACTCCCCTGCCTCGTGGTTAACATGGTCCGCGGGGGACCCGGCCTCGGAGGTATCCAGCCTGCCCAGAGTGACTACTTCCAGGCGGTCAAGGGGGGTGGGCACGGTGACTACCACCTGATAGTCTTCGGGCCCGCGTCAGTCCAGGAGATGGTCGATCTCGTCATGGGCTCCTTTGATATCGCAGAGAAGTATAGAACGCCAGTGATGATCCTGGGGGACGGGATAATCGGTCAGATGATGGAACCGGTGGAATTCCCGGAACCCCTTCCTGGGCCTTTCCCCAAAGGTGACTGGGTGACAGACGGTGCCCGTGGACGGGCACCCAGGGTGATCAACTCCCTGAGCTTGCACGCCGACAAACTCTTCGAGCGGAATCTGAGGATCGCTGCAAGGTTTGAGGAAGCCAAGAAGAATGAGGTCCGCGTTGAGACCATCGCCTGTGAAGACGCCGATGTCGTGCTAGTGGCGTACGGAACGACCGCGAGGATATGCAAGTCTGTTGTGGACAGGGCCCGCGCCGAGGGCATCCGTGCCGGGTTGGTGCGGCCGATATCCCTTTCGCCATTCCCCGAGAAGACTATCTTCGACCTGGCTGCCCGGAAGCCAGTCTTCCTCGCAGTGGAGATGAGCCAGGGGCAGATGGTGGAGGACGTCCGGCTCTCGGTGAACGGCCGGGCAGATGTTCGGTTCTACGGTACCTCTGGTGGGGTCATCCCGTCGGCCTCGGCCATATTGGACAAAGTCAGGGAACTCGCTCGATCGGAGGTGAGAGCGTGA
- the buk gene encoding butyrate kinase: MTPRLLIVNPGSTSTKVAVFEGGSCVASETLHHDAEEIKSYPRIMDQFEFRRDAVVRFLEQSGIPGESLAAVVGRGGPLPPMEGGVYEVDDALIAALREYDIGHASSLGGLIAREIATPLGIPAFIADPVTTDELDDIARFSGLPEIERKSIFHALNQKAVARAASRDIGRDYADLNLILVHLGGGISVGAHRGGRVVEVANALDGDGPYSPERSGGLPCSSLVRLCFSGKYTEGEMRRKLVGGGGLVAYLGTNSLIEVEKRIREGDDYARLCYEGMAYQVAKEVGRCAAVLSGNVDAIILTGGAARSQMLVDWITQRVKFIAPVMVYPGENEMEALAEAGLRVLSGTERAKRITRGGGSL; encoded by the coding sequence ATGACGCCAAGGCTTCTGATCGTCAACCCCGGATCGACGTCCACCAAAGTTGCAGTGTTCGAAGGCGGCTCGTGCGTGGCCTCGGAGACACTCCACCACGATGCGGAGGAGATCAAATCGTATCCCAGGATCATGGACCAGTTCGAGTTCAGGCGGGATGCGGTTGTGAGGTTCCTGGAGCAATCGGGGATACCCGGGGAATCCCTCGCCGCAGTAGTAGGGAGGGGTGGTCCTCTGCCTCCCATGGAGGGAGGGGTGTACGAGGTGGATGATGCACTCATCGCAGCGTTGCGCGAGTATGACATCGGCCACGCGTCCAGCCTGGGAGGTCTGATAGCCCGGGAGATCGCAACGCCACTGGGGATCCCCGCGTTCATCGCTGATCCGGTGACCACGGACGAGCTTGATGACATCGCCAGGTTCTCCGGGCTTCCAGAGATAGAACGGAAGAGCATCTTCCATGCCCTCAATCAGAAAGCAGTCGCGCGTGCGGCGTCCCGCGACATCGGACGTGACTACGCGGACCTCAACCTGATCCTCGTCCACCTCGGTGGCGGCATCAGCGTCGGGGCACATAGAGGTGGCCGGGTGGTCGAGGTCGCCAATGCTCTCGATGGTGACGGACCGTACTCACCTGAGCGTTCTGGCGGGCTGCCGTGCTCCTCCTTGGTGAGACTCTGCTTCTCTGGCAAGTACACTGAGGGCGAGATGCGCCGAAAGCTAGTCGGCGGCGGCGGACTCGTCGCTTATCTCGGCACAAACTCCCTCATCGAAGTGGAGAAACGCATCAGAGAAGGGGACGACTATGCTCGCCTCTGCTACGAGGGCATGGCTTACCAGGTGGCCAAGGAGGTCGGCCGATGTGCGGCTGTCCTTTCCGGCAACGTCGATGCCATCATCCTGACCGGGGGCGCCGCTCGATCCCAGATGCTCGTGGATTGGATCACCCAGCGGGTTAAGTTCATAGCTCCGGTGATGGTGTACCCAGGTGAGAACGAAATGGAGGCCCTCGCAGAGGCCGGACTGCGCGTCCTGTCCGGGACGGAGAGGGCGAAACGGATTACCAGGGGAGGAGGAAGCCTGTGA